Genomic segment of Veillonella parvula DSM 2008:
AACTATTACCATTTGAGAATTTAACTTTATCATTGATGGTGAAAGTCCATGTTAACTTGTCATCACCTTGCTTCCAAGAGGTGGCAAGCCAAGGCGTTGCTTTCATTTGATCATCAAACTTGATAAGCGTTTCACCTATACCAAATCGTACAACGGCCCAACTAAAATAATTTTCCGTTGGTTCTAATGTGCCAGCAAAACTAATAGCTCCTACCTTTAATACATCATTAGATGAAGCAGAATCTTGATTCATACAACCAATAGTCCCGAGCATAGTCACACCAAGGGTCATACCAATTAGTAAAGCCTTGCGTAATCCTTGCATTTATACACCTAACCTTTCTACACACATTAATTAACTATCTATTTATACTCAGATACTCACTATTTTTTGCATTAACATAATCTAGTAAATATAACCTGCTTTTACAATAGTTAATATAAAGAGAATCTATGTACATCACTTCATATGAGCATATCTTATTATACCCATAGGGGTATATTTTATACAGTCAACTATACTATATATTAGGTGTTAACACAATGTATAATTTGAGAAACATTTCAATATATCTATTAAAAAATTTCATATCTTAACTATGCATAAAAATAGCAGTTAGTCTTGAAACTAACTGCTATTTTAAGTTTACCTATCCGATGTAACTCTCTACGTTTCAAATTTATACTTTTGAAATTTTGAAAATAAATTTTCCTATTAAGCTTCTAATGTAGCCTCATCCAAGGTAAGCGGCTTATGATCTTGACCAATTTCAAAGATAGAACTCAATAAAACCTTTGTATATGGATGTTTTGCATCCGCCAAGTGGAAAGCATCTAGTTCTTCAACGATAGCACCTTTGTACATTACGACCACCTTGTGGCACATCGTACGAATAAAGGCAATATCATGAGCAATAAATAGGTATGTTAAATTTTTCTTTTTTTGTAAACGCGCCAAAAGGTACGCAATGGAGTCTTGTACAGATACGTCTAAAGCACTAGTAGCCTCATCTAGAACGAGAATTTCTGGCTCTAATACGATAGCACGAGCAATGGCAACACGTTGGCGTTGACCACCAGACATTTCATGAGGATAGCGATGCATAAACTCGCGAGGTAAATCTACCATTTCCAGATAGTCACCTGCGATTTGCTCTTCTTTTCCCTTTTCAAGAAGACCAAAATTATAAAGTGGCTCAAGAATGATATCTTTAACCTTCATACGTGGGTTAAAAGCTGCAGATGGATCTTGGAATACCATTTGAATCTTTTTACGATATTCTTTCGTTTGTTCAGAATTCATATGTTGAATCTCTACACCATCTACATAAATCTCGCCTTCCGTAATAGGAAGCATCTTCATGATCATACGAACCAATGTTGTTTTCCCAGAGCCAGATTCCCCTACAATCCCAAGGGACTGACCTTTTTCGAGAGTTATATTAATATCCTTACATGCTTCGAGTTCACCACCAGTGGGAAGTGGGAATCGTTTACATACATTTTTTAATTCTACTGCGTAGTTAGTCAATGTAACGACCTCCTCCCAATGTTGGTACAGCCTCTTTTAATTGTTTCGTATATTCATTAGATGGATTTTCCAAAATGTCTTTAGGAGTACCTGCATCTACGACACGGCCCTTTTTCATAACGATAATGTAGTCGGACATATACGCCGCCACACCAAGATTATGGGTTACCATTACGATTGCGGAGTTATGCTCTTTAGCTAGGTCAAGCATTTGCATAACCACTTGAGATTGTGTCGTTACATCTAGCGCAGATGTCGGTTCATCACCGATGAGTAATGCAGGATCCAAAGCTAACGCCATGGCAATACCAACACGTTGTCGTTGTCCACCAGATAATTCGTGTGGATAACGGCGCAATATATCCGCTCCATTAGGAAGAGATACAGATTCTAATAACTCAATTGCTCGTCGATCACATTCATCATTAGTGATTTCAATATGGGATTTAAACAATTCTCTAAATTGTTTACCGATACGAACGATTGGATCTAATGCACTACCACTATCTTGGAAAATCATGGCCATATCCTTGCCGCGCAAAGATCTCCATTCAGATTTAGACAAGTTACGAAGGTCATGACCATTAAAGATCATTGTACCGTCCGTAACCTCACCACCTACAGGTAATAAACCCATGAGGGCCCGGATTACAGTAGTTTTACCGGATCCGGACTCACCTACAATGGTTAATACCTTACCGCGTTCCAAGGTAAAGTTCACATCCATAACAGCAGGCACACCTTGGTACGCAATGTTAAGGTTTTCTACAGTTAGTATGTTTTCTGCCATTATAGCTCCTCACTATTTTGTAATTTTGTTAGTAATCCAGTAGTAATCACTTGGGTACATTACAGCACCTTTCAAGTAAGAACCTGTAACGATATTAGTTTTAGGATAGCCTAAGAATAATGCAGCACCATCATTCATCAACAATTGTTGAATTTGCATTGCGTAATCACGACGTTTTGCTGGGTCGAATTCAGTTTCAGCTGCATCTAACAATTGGTCAACTTGTGGATTGGAGTAACCAGAACCATTTTGAGGGTTGGAGCCATTGTTGTTAGTGTGCCAATAGTTAGCCAAGAACCAGATTGGATCACCTGTATTAGCTGTTACAATGTTGGAGATAAGCATATCATAGTCGCCTTCTTGGCCCATTTTATCGATCAAGTTATAGTCAACTGTTTTGATTTTCATATCGATACCAACTTTTTTAAGGTCTGCTTGAACAGCCTCTGCATAAAGTGGTAATTCTGCACGAGAGTTATATACTACGAAGTTGAATGTTAATGGTTTGCCATCTTTATCAAGGATGCCATCGCCATCAGTATCTTTCCAGCCATCTTCTGCTAACAATTGTTTAGAACGTTCAGGATTATATGCATTTGGATCTTTCAAATCGTTGAAGCCATAGTCCATGGATGGTGGAATTGGAGCAGAACCAGGAATGAATGTACCTTTTAATAATACATCAGCATAGTTTTTACGGTCTGTTGCAGAGATAACTGCAGCACGAACTTTGTCATCCCCAAGAATACCTTTTTGATTAATACGGGCCAATACTACACGAAGAGATGCAATTTCATCTACTTTGAATTTGTCATTGCCTTGGAACAAACCAATTTCACCAGGGCCGATGTTAACAGCCATATCTACGTCACCAGATTGTAAGCTCATAGCACGAGTATTAGGGTCGTCAATAGAAGGAATTTCTACAGTTTTAAATGGTACTGTACCATCCCAGTAGTTTTCGTTCGCAACCATTTCAGCACGTTCTTTAGTAAAGGATTTAACTATATATGGGCCTGTACCGATAGGGCCTTCCTTCGCAAAGTTACGGCCATCTTTTTCAGCTTGGACGTCAACGATTAGGAACAATGGATCCGCTAAAAGACCAGGCATATTAGGATATTCTTTTGTTGTATGAATAACTAATTGTTGACCATTAGCTTCCATAGAGTCATATTCGAAGAATGTTTTCGCACGATTAGACTTTGCAAAAGCACGTTCAATAGATGCCTTTACAGCTGCTGCATCAACTTTTTTACCATTAGAGAATTTCACCTTATCATTGATTGTGAAAGTCCATGTTTTATGGTCTGGAGATACCTCCCATTTAGACGCAATCCATGGTTGAGGTTTCATTTGCTCGTCAAACTTAGCTAATGTTTCACCTACGCCATAACGCATTACAACCCATGCGAAGAAGTTTTCTGTAGGTTCTAATGTGGATGCGAAGTTAGTAACGCCTACTTTTAATACATCTTTGTTAGCAGCACCATTATTATCAGACCCACAACCTGCGATGAAGGAACCCATCATTACAATGCTAAGACCTGCTAAAAGAGCCTTTTTCCAAGATTTTTTCATTTAAAATCTCCTTTTACAACTACATGTAAAACATAAAAACATTTAACATCATCACTATCTAAAATAGTTGTGATGGAAAAACCATAATTTCTTACCAGTCATAATGAAACTTTCACTAGATAAAGATTCAAATTTATGAAGGTAAAAACAATTTTATCCTTGATTTTTTGGATCCACTACATCTCGTAAGGAGTCAGACCAAAGATTAAAAATAGATACCACGATTAAGATCGACATACCAGGGAATACCATAAGCCATGGGCTTGTTTGCAAGTACTGGCGGCCTTCGTTAAGCATAAGGCCCCATTCAGGTGTTGGTGGCTGTGCACCAAAACCAAGGAAGGAAAGCCCTGCCACCTCAATCATGATAGCCCCAATATCAAGTGCACCTGTAGTAACAACAAGAGGCATAATATTAGGAATAATATGTCGTCTTAAGATAGTTGCCGTAGACGCCCCCATCATAACCGCAGCCGTTACATATTCTTCACCACGTACTTTTAACGTCATAGATCGTACTAGACGAGCATATTTTGCCCAACCTACTACAGATAAAGCCAAAATCGTATTCACAATGCTACCACCCAAAATACCAGCAATAGCGATGGCCAAAACAACACCTGGGAAGGATAACATAATATCAGCTAGGCGCATGAGGACCATTTCGACTTTGCCGCCAAAATAGCCTGCTATAGCACCGATGATAGTACCAATGCTTACCATGATAACGACGATGGATACGCCCATGAACAAGGATAATTGAGTACCATAAATGATACGAGATAATACATCACGTCCTAATTTATCTGTACCAAACCAATGTTGGCTGCTTGGTGCTTGCAATGCCTGACTCATATTTGAGGTGAAAGCATCCCCCGGTGCAAGCCAGGG
This window contains:
- a CDS encoding ABC transporter substrate-binding protein, translating into MKKSWKKALLAGLSIVMMGSFIAGCGSDNNGAANKDVLKVGVTNFASTLEPTENFFAWVVMRYGVGETLAKFDEQMKPQPWIASKWEVSPDHKTWTFTINDKVKFSNGKKVDAAAVKASIERAFAKSNRAKTFFEYDSMEANGQQLVIHTTKEYPNMPGLLADPLFLIVDVQAEKDGRNFAKEGPIGTGPYIVKSFTKERAEMVANENYWDGTVPFKTVEIPSIDDPNTRAMSLQSGDVDMAVNIGPGEIGLFQGNDKFKVDEIASLRVVLARINQKGILGDDKVRAAVISATDRKNYADVLLKGTFIPGSAPIPPSMDYGFNDLKDPNAYNPERSKQLLAEDGWKDTDGDGILDKDGKPLTFNFVVYNSRAELPLYAEAVQADLKKVGIDMKIKTVDYNLIDKMGQEGDYDMLISNIVTANTGDPIWFLANYWHTNNNGSNPQNGSGYSNPQVDQLLDAAETEFDPAKRRDYAMQIQQLLMNDGAALFLGYPKTNIVTGSYLKGAVMYPSDYYWITNKITK
- a CDS encoding ABC transporter ATP-binding protein translates to MAENILTVENLNIAYQGVPAVMDVNFTLERGKVLTIVGESGSGKTTVIRALMGLLPVGGEVTDGTMIFNGHDLRNLSKSEWRSLRGKDMAMIFQDSGSALDPIVRIGKQFRELFKSHIEITNDECDRRAIELLESVSLPNGADILRRYPHELSGGQRQRVGIAMALALDPALLIGDEPTSALDVTTQSQVVMQMLDLAKEHNSAIVMVTHNLGVAAYMSDYIIVMKKGRVVDAGTPKDILENPSNEYTKQLKEAVPTLGGGRYID
- a CDS encoding ABC transporter ATP-binding protein, producing MTNYAVELKNVCKRFPLPTGGELEACKDINITLEKGQSLGIVGESGSGKTTLVRMIMKMLPITEGEIYVDGVEIQHMNSEQTKEYRKKIQMVFQDPSAAFNPRMKVKDIILEPLYNFGLLEKGKEEQIAGDYLEMVDLPREFMHRYPHEMSGGQRQRVAIARAIVLEPEILVLDEATSALDVSVQDSIAYLLARLQKKKNLTYLFIAHDIAFIRTMCHKVVVMYKGAIVEELDAFHLADAKHPYTKVLLSSIFEIGQDHKPLTLDEATLEA
- the nikC gene encoding nickel transporter permease translates to MAEFIQKHKLFSFYSGLMIIIVLIAIFAPWLAPGDAFTSNMSQALQAPSSQHWFGTDKLGRDVLSRIIYGTQLSLFMGVSIVVIMVSIGTIIGAIAGYFGGKVEMVLMRLADIMLSFPGVVLAIAIAGILGGSIVNTILALSVVGWAKYARLVRSMTLKVRGEEYVTAAVMMGASTATILRRHIIPNIMPLVVTTGALDIGAIMIEVAGLSFLGFGAQPPTPEWGLMLNEGRQYLQTSPWLMVFPGMSILIVVSIFNLWSDSLRDVVDPKNQG